A single Candidatus Woesearchaeota archaeon DNA region contains:
- a CDS encoding methyltransferase domain-containing protein yields the protein MNKILKKINYYLNSTYRRRQIDVILNKNKSVFKGVVLDIGGRDRGQFVKPKSKVDKWLFADIEDKFSPDLVLDVSNMKNVKSNSIDIILAGELFEHVQEIEKGISECYRVLKKGGKLLITIPFLYPIHADPWDYQRWTNEKWKLELNKLGFKMKKFEVTGYYFLVLSDMLKSFFKILPWGVRHLFLLISFPFLELVYFFDRTKFVRDNRKLNKYHSGYFIIVEK from the coding sequence ATGAACAAAATATTGAAAAAAATTAATTATTATTTGAATTCTACTTATAGAAGAAGACAAATAGATGTTATATTGAATAAGAATAAGTCTGTGTTTAAAGGGGTAGTTCTAGATATTGGTGGAAGAGATCGAGGACAGTTTGTTAAGCCTAAGAGTAAAGTTGATAAGTGGTTATTTGCAGATATTGAAGATAAATTTAGTCCTGATTTGGTTTTGGATGTATCTAATATGAAAAATGTAAAATCTAATAGTATTGATATTATCCTCGCAGGAGAATTATTTGAACATGTACAAGAAATCGAGAAAGGGATTTCAGAATGTTATAGGGTCTTGAAAAAAGGAGGCAAACTGTTGATTACCATTCCTTTTCTATATCCAATTCATGCTGACCCTTGGGACTATCAAAGGTGGACGAATGAAAAATGGAAATTAGAACTTAATAAGTTAGGTTTCAAGATGAAAAAATTTGAAGTAACTGGCTATTACTTTTTAGTATTATCAGACATGTTGAAATCATTTTTTAAGATATTGCCTTGGGGAGTAAGACATTTGTTCTTATTAATATCTTTCCCATTTCTAGAATTAGTGTACTTCTTTGATAGGACTAAGTTTGTACGAGATAATCGAAAATTAAATAAGTATCATAGTGGATACTTTATTATAGTAGAAAAATGA